CGGCGCGTTCAACGTGATCACCCTGGAGCATGCCGAGGCCATCGCAGCCGCCGCGGAATCGGCGAAAAGGCCAGTGGTATTGCAGCTTTCGGAGAATACGGTGCGCTATCACCGCAGTCTCGCCCCGATCGCACTCGCTTGTCTGCGGATCGCCGCCGACAGCAGCGCCGTCATCGCCGTGCACCTCGACCACGCCACCGACCCCGAACTGGTCCGCGCCGCGGTCGATCTCGGTATCCGCTCGATCATGTTCGACGGCTCCACCCTCGACTACGCGGACAACGTCGCCGCCACCATCGCCATCACCCGCTGGTGCCACGAGCGCGGCGTCCACGTCGAGGCCGAACTCGGCGAAGTCGGCGGCAAGGACGGCGCCCACGCCCCCGGCGTCCGCACCGATCCCAACGAGGCGGTCGAATTCGTCACGGCCACCGGAGTCGACGCGTTGGCGGTAGCTGTCGGATCCTCCCACGCCATGCACAGCCGCACCGCACAACTCGACACCGACCTGATCGCCCGCCTTGCCACGAAAGTCCCGGTTCCCCTGGTCCTGCACGGCTCATCCGGCGTCCCCGACGATGGCCTGCGCTCCGCCATCGATCACGGCATGACGAAGATCAACATCGCCACCCGCCTCAACGTCCAGATGACCGCCGTTATCCGCGCCGCCCTCACCGCCGACCCCACCCTCGCCGACCCCCGCAAGTACCTCATCCCCGCCCGCTCCGCCATCCAGTCCGAAGTCGAACACTTCCTCCACCTCCTCACCTGACAGCGGAGAGGCTTCCCACCCTTTCCCGCCCCACATACGCGGGCTCCAGCCGGAGACAGTCCGCGAGTGGCACACCACGGCGAGGCCTCTCACGCTTTTCCGCAGCCACGCGCCGCCTGCGGGACTCCAGCCGTACCGCAAGGTGGAAACCGGCGTCGAAGAGCGTCGACTATCACTTTTCGAAGGCCGGATCACCGCGTTTTGCCGCAACCATGTGCCACTCAACGAGCAAGGCCGGCGGCGCGAGCGAGGGGGTTCGGCGCCGCCGGCCCGGCTAGGTGGTGGGACAGGGCAGTTGTCCACCGGTTAGAGCTGTCGGGCCGATCGCGTCGCACCGACGGGGTTACTCTCGCGCGCGTAGCTGAGTGCTCGTTGCAATGGAGCTGAGAGTCAGCTGGGAACCGGAGTGGTGTGGGCCGGTCGAATCAGGTCGGGAGCGGATGGTGGAGGTGAAGGTCCACCAGTCGGCCCGGTCGAACGAGGATCGGCTCCGAGCCTGAATACTCGCGGATGGGAACCCGGGCATCGTCGAATTTCGAGCTACCGCGTCACTGGAGGGCGACGACCGGAGCCGGCCATCGCGCATCCGTGTCGCCCGAGACTACCCAGCCGCCCGAATGGTCGTCGTGAATGCGGACCACTGCGCCGGCGTGAACGCGAGAACAGGTCGGACATGCCCCGGAAACTTGCTGTCGCGGACGAGGACTCGCTCACCGTCGAAGCAAACCTCGACGCACGCCTGACTGTCACTGGAATAGGACGACTTGAACCAGCCCTCCATAGGAAAATTCGGGCTATCCATATCCTCGAGTTTACAAGCTGTCAGCTCTTGTCTCGATCAACGCGAGCGAATCGGCACGGGACATGGCGTGATCGGCGAGCGCACTGTCGAACATGGTGCGGAGATGCCGTACCGGCTCGGTGTCCTCGATCAGCCGGAGGTGGATGAGAGTCTCGCTCCAGGCGATGTCCGGTAGCAGTGCGCTCTCGAAGCCGAGCACGTGAAAGGTGGCTCCGCCGAGCAGAACTCCGCCCGGTGCATCGAACGGTATGACCCTGATATCCAGGGTGTCGGGAGACTGCTCGATCAGCGATGCCAGATGGTGCAGCTGCCCTCGCAGCACATCGGCACCGCCGGTGCGCTGGGTAAGCGCGGCTTCACTCACCACCGCCACCAGGCGCAGCGGATCGGGTCCGGTCAATCTTTCCTGGCGGCGCATGCGCACCTCGACCCACCGGTCGATCTCCACCCTCCGAACACGAGCGAGGTCGTTGGTGAATAGCGCCCGTGCGTAGTCGCGCGTTTGCAGCAACCCAGGGACCAGCACACTTTCGTAAGTGTGAATGCGCTGCGCTCCGTACTCCAATCCATACAGGCGTGTCACCTCATCCGACAACAACCCCGCATACCCCGACCACCACCCGCGCTGCTTCGCGATATCCCGCAGCCGCAGCATCTCCTCGCGCTCGGCTGGGTCGAATTCGAGCAACCTCATCAGCTTCTTCAATTTGTCTTCGGCCAGGACGCGTTCCTTCTCCACCTTCGACCAATACGACAGCGTGAAGCCGAGTTCCTTCGCGACCACCGACGCGCTGACATCGAACTCGTTGCGGCGTCGTCGAATACGCCGCATGAGCTCCCAGCGCGCGACCGTAGGCGAGAGTGGTGCCATCGTCCGATCGTGTCCTTCCAGCTCCGGCAATTCGTGGAGACGACCGTACCCGCATTCATACTCGACCGAATTTTGTCAATAGACAGGTCAACTTGACCTATCAGTGTTCTGCGCCCTAATCTTTTTGTGTCGCGCATCGCAGGCGGGGGCTTTCCGGGCCCGCATGCGCGGGAACGAGGGGGTTCTGATGTCTGTGCATGTCATCGACCGGGCGTGGATCGTGAGTGATCGCACGCCGCACCAGGCGCGTCGGGTCAGTGAGGATGCGTGGGTGGTGTCGTATCTGCGCGGTCGGATGTTGACGACCGAGCAGGCGACGGCGGCGATCCAAGCGGCGGAAACGGTTTCGCTGATGGAGGAGCTGGCGAGCCGGATGGGGCTCACCGCGCTGGAAGCCCTCGGTCTGGTCGTTATCGAAACGCCGTGGGATACCGGGCCGCCGCGACGTCGGCTCCGGTTGCCGCGTCCGGGCGGGCGGCATCGCCGCTGATTTTCACATCTCGCATACCGCAATACCATTCGACCCAGGGGGTTATCGCAGTGGAACCGCTGCCGACCAAAGAACTCGTTTTACATGCCTGCCGTGTCGTGCCCCGAGTCGACCAGCCGATCCTCGAGTCCGCACATCTACTCGCCGGATTACACCGGCAACGGCTGCATACCGAGCTGGGCGAGGCGAACGACATCGATCAGCACCGCGCCCGGCTCGTTCTCGCCATCGACCGCTGGGTCGCCACCGAGGTGCCCCCTCCACACGGCGGCGCCCACATGCACACCGAAACCGTCGGCATGGTGATCGACCGCCTCGCCCAGTTCGCCGCGTGCGCCGACGAAGTCCTGCCCATCGCACCGGAGTGGGCCGTCCACAACGCCTGGGAGCGTCTCGCCGAACTCGCGGTCGGCTATGAAGATCTCGCCTACGAGGTCTCGGCGGGACTGCGCCGCCTCCCATACCTCAGCGGCCCGCGCGACCGACGATGAACCGCGACCGAAACGTGCCGAGAGCATCGCCACCGACATTTCGGAAAAGTCTGCGCCCGAGCTAATCCTCGGACGGGTCCGGCCAGGCGTGGGTTTCCAGCCGAGTGCGCACGCGGGTCACATCCGCCTCCGAAGGCATGTCGTTGGTCAGCTTGGTGATCATCACCTGGATGTCGGTCTTGTCGATGGGCAGTTCGCCGGAGCCGGCCAGCTCTGCCGTGATCTGAGCCACCTCCTCATCCGAGAGTCGGCGGCGAAGCAAGGCGAGTAGCGGGATGTAGTCGGATTCCGGGACACCGTCCGGATATCCGGCCCGCAGCCAGTCGATGATGGCGTTCAGGAAAGGTGGCATCGGCGAACGCTTTTCGTTCAGTCGGAATCGGCGGGGGGTTCGGCCAGTGGCCAGCCGCCCGCCGCCAGGTGGGAGGCGACGCGGGCGATGTCGCGGTCGTCCGGTTGCTCCTTCGCAACCCGGGCGATCGCTTCCTCGATCTCGGCGTGGGTGATCTCGCGGTCCGGGTTCGAAGCCGCCAACTCCTCGGCAATCACGACCACCTCGTAGTCGGTGAGGTGGCGGTGCAGCACCGCGAACAGGGCGACATAGTCCGAGCGCGGGACCCCCTGTGGATAGCCGGCGCGCAGCCAGCCCACGATCTTGCCGAGCAGGTGCGGCCGTAGCTGTGCAGGTTTCGCTTGATCGGTCACTCTGACGCCCCTCATGCCTGTTCGAACAGATGAATGCCGAACCTTGCCGCGATGAACGCTTTCGCGGTGTAGAGGATTCCGGTGATGATTGCCACCACCACCAACACGAGGCACACCATCGCGACCGCGAGCGCCGGGTAGTTGCGCCGCACCGTGCCTCCCTCTTCGACGATTTCCGACGCCGACCAGAACCGCACTCCGATCGCGAAGACCATCGGCAGCCCCGCCCCGAGCAGCAGCCCGGCCGACATCACCTTCCACAGCGAATTCAGATTCGTGACGAGAGTGTGCACGCCTGGACCTCCTAGACCTGCGCCGAATGGGACGTCGAGCCGAATTCCGTCGCCTGCCCGCCGGCCGCCGAGTCCTGGGTAACTCCCGGCGCATCGGTGGCGGCGCCAGGCGTCTCGCCCGGCCACTCGTTGACGTTGTCGGTGTGCACCGGATTTCGCCGGGAACGCAGATACATCAGCGTCGACAGCGCGATCAGAATGCCGAACACCACCAGCACGCCGGCCAGCCCGCCGACGAAATGCGCGACAGCCCAGCAGATCGCACCGGCCACACCGGCCAGCGGCAGCGTGAGCAACCATGCGACCACCATCCGCCCCATCACGCCCCACCGCACCTCGGCACCCTTGCCGAGCCCGGTACCCAGGATCGAGCCGGTCGCGGTCTGTGTGGTGGACAGCGGCAGCCCGAAGTGGGCGGAGGTGAGAATGATCGCAGCGGAAGCGGATTCGGCCGCGAGCCCCTGCGGCGAGTCGATCTCGACAAGCCCCTTGCCCAGTGTCCGGATGATCCGCCAGCCACCGAGATACGTGCCTGCCGCGATGGCGACGGCACACGCGGCCATCACCCACAGCGGCAGCTCGTCGTTCT
The DNA window shown above is from Nocardia sp. NBC_01730 and carries:
- a CDS encoding class II fructose-bisphosphate aldolase translates to MPLTSVSDLITVVRPGGLGAFNVITLEHAEAIAAAAESAKRPVVLQLSENTVRYHRSLAPIALACLRIAADSSAVIAVHLDHATDPELVRAAVDLGIRSIMFDGSTLDYADNVAATIAITRWCHERGVHVEAELGEVGGKDGAHAPGVRTDPNEAVEFVTATGVDALAVAVGSSHAMHSRTAQLDTDLIARLATKVPVPLVLHGSSGVPDDGLRSAIDHGMTKINIATRLNVQMTAVIRAALTADPTLADPRKYLIPARSAIQSEVEHFLHLLT
- a CDS encoding DUF397 domain-containing protein, which encodes MDSPNFPMEGWFKSSYSSDSQACVEVCFDGERVLVRDSKFPGHVRPVLAFTPAQWSAFTTTIRAAG
- a CDS encoding DUF5753 domain-containing protein, with the translated sequence MAPLSPTVARWELMRRIRRRRNEFDVSASVVAKELGFTLSYWSKVEKERVLAEDKLKKLMRLLEFDPAEREEMLRLRDIAKQRGWWSGYAGLLSDEVTRLYGLEYGAQRIHTYESVLVPGLLQTRDYARALFTNDLARVRRVEIDRWVEVRMRRQERLTGPDPLRLVAVVSEAALTQRTGGADVLRGQLHHLASLIEQSPDTLDIRVIPFDAPGGVLLGGATFHVLGFESALLPDIAWSETLIHLRLIEDTEPVRHLRTMFDSALADHAMSRADSLALIETRADSL
- a CDS encoding DUF4254 domain-containing protein; protein product: MPRVDQPILESAHLLAGLHRQRLHTELGEANDIDQHRARLVLAIDRWVATEVPPPHGGAHMHTETVGMVIDRLAQFAACADEVLPIAPEWAVHNAWERLAELAVGYEDLAYEVSAGLRRLPYLSGPRDRR
- a CDS encoding DUF3349 domain-containing protein encodes the protein MPPFLNAIIDWLRAGYPDGVPESDYIPLLALLRRRLSDEEVAQITAELAGSGELPIDKTDIQVMITKLTNDMPSEADVTRVRTRLETHAWPDPSED
- a CDS encoding DUF3349 domain-containing protein; its protein translation is MTDQAKPAQLRPHLLGKIVGWLRAGYPQGVPRSDYVALFAVLHRHLTDYEVVVIAEELAASNPDREITHAEIEEAIARVAKEQPDDRDIARVASHLAAGGWPLAEPPADSD